The Triticum urartu cultivar G1812 unplaced genomic scaffold, Tu2.1 TuUngrouped_contig_6632, whole genome shotgun sequence genome segment CTCCCCGTTCTCGGTCCAGCGCCAGCGGATGCGGTCAGATTGAGGGGTCAGCACAATGTGCCGTACACAGCGCCAGGTTTCCACGTATTCCACCGTGGCGGCCGGTCCTAAAGCACCTTGGATGTCAGAAATCCAGCGCCGATCAGAGAGAGTGGAGGCGACTGTACGGGTGCGTCGGAGGCGTCGGGGAACAAGAGCCACCAGGGCGGGGCGGTGACCATGAGCGATTTGCCATCGAGCCAAGGGTCTTGCCAGAAACAGCAGGTGGTGCCATCGCCGATGGTCCATGACGTGGAAGCTCGGCAAAAATGCAGAACCTCGGGATCGCGCGGGAGCTGGAGATAAGTCCAAGGTCTCGAAGGGTCAGTAGCTTGGAGCTAAAGCCAGCGGACGCGGAGCAAGATCCCGGTGTGGTGGAGGTCGCGAATCCCTAATCCTCCCAGGTCAAGAGGACGGCAGACACGCGCCCAGCTGACCAGGTAGGAGCCAGCGCACACGTCATTGCGACCATGCCAAAGGAAGTCGCGGAGGATTCTATTGGCCTTCTTGAGGATGGTGGGAGAAAGAGCCATGCGAGGAGAAGGTGCACGGGCATGGCACCCAAGACTTGCCGGACCAGGGCCAGGCGCTCGCCGCGGTTGAGCAGCGCGGCTTTCCAGGTAGCGAGCTTCCGGGAGAGTTTCTCAATCAGTGGCAACAGGTGGGACGCCGGCACTTTCTGAAGAGATAGAAGGAGGCCTAGATACTGAATGGGGAAGGCCCTCACAAGGCAGGCAAATAGTAGCGCCAATGGAACTATCGATGTCGTCAGGGCACTGGATAGGTGCGGCTAGGCATTTAGCGAAGTTGGTGCGCAAGCCGGAGGTAGCCCCAAAGTGGTCAAGCAGGGAGCTGATCGTGGAGAGCTCGGCAGCGTCGGGGTGGCAGAAGATTACCACGTCTTTCTCTAACCAAATTTTCATGAAATTTCTAATTTAAATGAGAGAAACTAGTCTAACAATACATGAACGTAACTTAAATCCTCATATGGACATACAATATCAGACCCTCTTTTGGTACATATATTTTTTGTGTTATTCACGCTCATTTTAGAAAATTACGTTATTTAAAATATTGTTCTCGTTGCCGCAACAATGAATTCGACTCGCGACTTTTCTATAGGAAAGGAGTTGGGTTGACCACCGTACAGGAAACACTTATTTAAAGTAATGTGTTAAACTAAATATATTTATACATTAAAAAACAAAATTTATTTCAACATTTCGGGTGAAAAAACCAAGAATTGCCGAGATATTTCGAAAACCAGAATTTGCAACTCCTTCCAAAAAAACCGGAATAAGATAAAATCTTGCTCGTGAACAAGTTTGTGTACGTTTTGGGCTAAACATTATACATTTTGACGCATGTTTTAAAATCAAATTTCATTTAAAAATTTCTAGCGAAAAATGATTTTTGGGAAACCTATTTTTCTGGCAAAACCAAGGAAAAGAGAATCGAGAGAAAAAATGTGTATTCAGTGTAAGTAAATGTATCTCCACGGATGTATGAAATTGTGTTCGGTGGAGTGGTTCGCTAGTGCCTTCACGTAAATGAAGTCGTGAGTTCGAACCTACCACACCCTTTTATTTCTTATTTCTTGCACCAATTTGTTTGAGTCATTGACAGTGGGCCATAGCCTCACTGGCATGCCACATAAGCACATGATACAGACAAAATAGCCGTATTTGCATGAGATGACAAGTTATATGACCACAATTTCATATTTTACAAGTTTTAAACTAAACATTAAGCGCAAGTTGTACAACTTCTAATGATATTACTTCATCTTTCAACTAACCCAAATGTGCCATTTAAAACTAGACGATAACAGGCGAACCAACCCTGATTGAATAGTTAGAAGGACAAGCAGGGACGAAGCTAGCATCGGATTACGTCTAGAGCTAAGCTAGTTTAAGTGATACATTCTAGTGGTTTTGTATATTGTATAAGAACATAGGAGTATTGCAAAGGATATCGTTATTACACCTAGGGCTATAGTTCCAATTGTCCTAGGTCTCCGCCACTGATGAGGACAGTAGTATCCTCCGTCCACCAGGGTTCAAGCCCAACATTTGACATTGGTGCTCGCATTTTTTAAGATTTGTAGGTCTTTTGGCGATGTATGTTTAGTGAGAGGAGACGTTCTCATCAACTACGAAAATGTCTATGACGACTTCATCAATCTCAAGATGATGTGTCGGCTCGGTCTCTCACAGATGCTTATAGGGATATCATGTGCATTCATGCGTTCATAGATGTGAGTATATGTACGTATGTATGAGCGGCCGAGTctatactgtgttaaaaaaaacTAGACAGTAAGAGCACAATTTCTGTTCATTTTGGGCAAACGATATTTTTTTTCATATGATTGTGTCATCATCTTTCAATCTACGGAATCAGAATGCACCTATTGTACGATGTACGTCACTTGTTAGGTTTTGCCTTTAACTATCCATACTTGCCCTCGAGGTTTTTCTCACACTTGCCCGTCCGATTGGCAGATTAAATCCAACATTCGGTGTTTTATCTCACAAAGCTTCCTTTCTTTTGGGGGGGAAATAAGCAACGTGACAAGCTGTGAAGGTTACAAATTTCTAGCCACTCTTCTTAATTATTTTATGTGCAGGTATAGGTAAAAGTATTACTCCACACGATAAAAGCATTGGTCCGTATAATTCAGAGACGCTGTGCATAACTGATAAGTTACAAACAGAAGGCTTAGTCTCTTTCAGATGACCTAGATAAACAATTTGAGGAAACGTCCGTcaaagcaaaagaaaaagatATCCAGTTGCAGCTACTAAAATCAGGATGGTGTGAAAATTTCAACCATCCGACCACTTTGCTCAAAATTTTCCCTAGCCAGACTAAAGCTGCTTTGGCGGCTACACTCACAGCTCCAGACTTTTCTATCTATCCAACATGTACCTCGGTAGCCTCTCTCTTATGGTTATGGTTGTAATAGTGGAGTCATTGCTTCCAGTGACAGTTTAGAGCTCGTCGTGGCCGGACAGGTCTGAAGCCACAGCATCGAGTTTCTGTTGCAGCTCCTGTTATAgattgttatatatatataaagcAAAACTCCATTAGCTCCCAACCTCAATGCAAAGAAAGAAAACACATTCGTGATAGGGACAAGAAAGAACCTTCAGCTTCTCTTCAACACACATTGCAGGAGTTGACAGTACAGCGACGTACCTGCGCCATCGGAACAGACATAGAAATAATTAACATGATATAATGTGCATTTTGGTAAAAAGATCAAAGGTGTATCATGACAAAAAAAACTACGCACTCGCATCTGCTGGGCTCATCGACACCGTTAAGTTCGTTGCTCAGCCCACATCTAAGCCTGACCTGCATAAAAGTTAAGCCGCACAGTTGTATTTTAAGACATGCAAATGGAAAGAGCTGTGCTTAAGGAAAATGCAACCCTGAATAATAGCAAGTACCTTTAGGCTTCGGTCAGGGCCATTCCAGCATTTGTCTCCACTTGAAAAGTGCATCATCCTGTAGGATTCTTCAAATTTGTCCCAGCGCCTGACCAACAGAGAATTTCCATTTTCATTTACGGCACAAGATAACTAACTGCACTAGGAATGACAACATAGTGCAAACGCATGTTTGTGTGCTTCCATGCACAGAATAGGATGTTTAGGCTTGTGAACGTCATACACAAGAGAAAATAGAAACTATAATTTTCTTCCAAGTAACTTTCAAGTAGCTCTAAGCTAGTTGGTAGCTAAACCAGCCAGGACTGTGCAGGCAATTCTCTAGAAAATGGTCCATGTTCAAAGATAAAATGGCAGTAAAGCAGAGCAATGCTGATAGACACAGCACATTGAAAACAAAATTGCACTCCCCTAATCTATTCCTAAAATTGCATCCCTAAGATAACATGAATGGAATTAGTCGTTTGAAAACATGGTAACGTAATATAACACAGAAAAAAGTTGCTTATATACACAAACCTACATAGTAAGAAAGCTATCCGGGTTGCCTATGTAGTGAATTGTCTTCGACCATTACTTGTTCACGTGCAAGTATCAACCCTAGAACTTCATCCAGTTTACAAGATTAACAGCCAGGTTATAGCTCAACCTTTCAAGATTCTACGTTTATTTCGCAAGCTATTGTGATGAAAAATGTAATCACGGTAATGATGAAGAATGAACAAGATCTCAGCTCGTGCTCTCTAAAACACAGTTAATAATCTACACAATGCGTTTTACTAAATAGCATTACTCAGTGTTTTCCCATAGTGAATATGAATGTGAGAATTTCCACAACATATCAATATGATAGTGGTAGTGGACCAAACTAAATATGAAGTTTAATCAATGGATTACAGTAGGGAATAACAAAAAATATACTAAATCTTAAAGGAGTGCAAGAAACACACCCCAGGTTAGTGGAACTGTGTCCTTCAACCTGTGAAGCTTTCTTGTATGGACAGACCTTGTAAACATACCTGCCAATAGGGATCATGATTCAAAAATCAGTAAACCTAACCAAATATAAAATGAAACAAaaaagtttgaatttttttgagaGATGGGATACATACTTGCCCTCCTTGCCCTCAAAGCACTGGTCATAAAAGTAATAGAACTCCTTCTCCTTACCTAACAAGAATGCATTTCAATCAGTTTCAATTTTTCACAAGTTTACCAAGGTAACGTATTAACTAGAGTAACTAATCAGATGAGGTCAGCATCTAGAGTAGCAGGTAACATGTAATACAGAGCAATAATGTTCTAAAGAAATGAAGCCTCAAATAGTTGGAAATGTATTTTAAGTACCACAGACCGAAATGCAAACTATGTAGATTCGGCTAGAAATAAAACCAAAAAGATATATGAAAGAAACATACAACGGGATGTTCTTTATCTATGGTTGGACTACACTATCCTGTAAATGACTCTCTAAGTTATTTTTGGCCATTTTAAGGAACAGCTTATTTTACGGAACTTCAACAAATTCGCCGCTCgaaaatcagtttggtttcatgcttgggaggtcgaccatggaagccattgtcttggtacgacaactcatggagagatatagggagcaaaagaaggacctgcatatggtgttcattgacttgaaGAAGGCCTACGATAAGATAccgcggaatgtcatgtggtgggccttggagaaatACAAAGTCACAGCAAAGTACATTgccctcatcaaggacatgtacgataatgttatgacaagtgttcgaacaagtgatggCGACACTGATGACTTGCCAATTAAAATAGGACTGCAccaggggtcagctttgagcccttatcctTTTGctttggtgatggatgaggtcacaagggatatacaaggagatatcccatagtgtatgctctttgcggatgatgtggtgctagtcgATGATAGTCGGATGGGGGTCAATAGGAAGTTGGAGCTATGGAGATAAACCTTGAAATCAAAAGGTTTTAaacttagtagaactaaaaccaaGTACATGAggtgcggtttcagtactactaggcacgaggaggaggaggttagcctggATGGGCAGGTGGTGCCTCAGAAGGACAACTTTCAATATTTGGGGTCAATGTTACAGAAGGATGGGGATATcaatgaagatgtgaaccatcgaatcaaagccggatggattAAGTGGCACCAAGCTTCTagcattctctgtgacaagagagagccacaaaagctaaaagtcAAGTTCTATAGGACGGCGGTTCGACctgcaatgttgtatggcgctaagtgttggccgactaaaaggcgacatgttcaacagttaggtgtggcggagatgcgcatgttgagatggatgtgtggccacacaaGGAAGGACCTAGTCCgtaatgatgatatacgagatagagttggggtagcaccgactgaagagaagcttgtccaacatcgtctgagatggtttgggcatattcaacACGGGCCTCCAGAAGCGccagtgcatagcggacggctaaagcgtgctGATAATGTCAAGAGAGGTCGGGGTAGACTGACATGGGAGGAATCCGTAAAGAGAGATCTAAGGACTGGAGTACCTCCAGAGAACTAGccatggacaggggtgcgtggaagcttgatatccatgtgccagaaccatgagttggttgcgagatcttatgggtttcacctctagcctaccccaacttgttcgggactaaaggctttgttattgctgttgttttttgttgttgtagTGTGTTCTTGCTTAGGAACCATGTTAGCACAGTTCTCATTACCATTTACTGGATGGCTTAAGAAGTAGTTTCATCAACCCAAAACACAACATTTGATAAAAAATCCCTAACAAAACTAATAGCTGCAAAATATACAAGTGGGTGATGCACTCAACGCGGAGACAAAGTTTCAATTAACTTACCAAAGTCTTGCTTTAGCTTATCTGTCAGAGAGGTTATCCTAGATTGAATTTTGGACAGCTTTGAGCTAGCATCATCGTACTCCTTCCGAACATGAGCAGCCTCTAAAATCATAAATGTGTAAGCGTTAGCACATACTCATATAAATCATGAAGAATCAACAGAAGTAGTATGTACGACTGACCTGATAAATCAACAGGGGTCTTGAAAAAGTTGAATTTCTGTAAAACATTCTGTACAGTTTGCTGAATCTTGTCCAGCCATGATGCTTGTCCTGAGGCAGTTAAATCTGAAGGAAGGAACAAATCAAATAAATAATAAATACACATACAATAGGATAATCAGTAACCACATACAGTAGGAATCGGAATTATTGTTGTCATATAAACACACTATACCTGAATGGTCATCACCTTTCCGGTCGTCATCAGATTTATAGGACACATCCGGTTCTTCATGATCATCAACATATTCATCATCTGATACATTAGACAACTCTTCGTCTTCAAATTTGTGCCTATCATCCTCAACTTCTGAATGATAGCCAGCATAATTTTCTTCTACGGGTTCTGGTATATCATGCTCATCTTCAAATGCTTCTTCTGCAGGTTCTGGAATATCCAGCTCATCCTCATGGCCCTTTTTATCGCTTTTACCAACATCATCTACATTTTCTCCAGTCCAGCGAGAAGCTACCAGACGACCCAATTCCGCCTTTGACAAACCTTCAGAGTTGACAGAAGTAGGGTCCTGCAAAACATACAACAATGCTTCATAACTTGAAATTGGAACTGCATTCCCAAGAGATCAACAAAAATTGTACAATATATTCTGGGTATCATAATAATTGTATATAAGTAATAAAAATATAACGTCCACACAAAAATTTGACCATCCTTAACCGAATATAATGGGAGATAAGGACAACGACAATGTGAAAAGACAAGCAAGTGCAGTTTTGGATATAGCTTATTAGTTACAGGACATCAGAAATCTAGACAAGACATCACAATAGCAAATATTAAACAAGTTCAGTGACATGAGTCAGCTGCAAAGCAGTTACTACACCACCTGCTCCTCGGTAGGTACTGCAGATGTCTCCACCGGTGGTTCATCATCTCCAGTCCCAGCTTTAATGTCAGGCTGACATGGAAAAACAGCATATATACACTCAAATTTGATATTGAAACAAACTAGCATATCAATTTTCTAGTACCAAAAGTTAACTATTACCACTTCAACAGATGTCTCGCCTTCTGGTGAGTGATTGTCATGGTCCGTGATATCTCCATCATGATGTTCAACTACCTATGTTAAACAGTAGTAACAAAATaacataaatatatttttatagCAGTGAACTAACAAGGTGCATAATGAGTACCTATATGGCTATATCTTGTACGTTAGGACTTAGGAGTGAGGACTTCACTAATTTGCCAATGGTTGTCATTTCTATGTTAGTCATATGGTCTTTCTTGGTGCGTAACGAGTACCTATATGGCTATACCTTGTACGTGAGGAGTGAGGACTTCACTAATTTGCCAATGGTTGGCATTTCTATGTTAGTTATATGGGCTTTCTTAGTTAACCGTGGCAATTATTATGAAGCTATCAATTAGGTTTTGTGTAAGCAAAGCAGTTGCCGAAGCATCAAAGGGCTCCGAATTGTGATAGGTTCATAGCAGTAGCTCACCTCACCTAGCCTTGAGGCCAT includes the following:
- the LOC125530883 gene encoding glucosidase 2 subunit beta-like (The sequence of the model RefSeq protein was modified relative to this genomic sequence to represent the inferred CDS: added 723 bases not found in genome assembly), which codes for MRVLALLLLLWISAAATASRPPLETLGIPPQDEAYYRGGVIKCRDGSGKFTRDQLNDDFCDCPDGTDEPGTSACPEAKFYCKNTGHSPITIFSSRVNDGICDCCDGSDEYGSNGTCKNTCWEAGKAAREKLKKKVATYKSGVVIRNQEVEKAELAIAKDEAELTKLKGEEKILQGLVDKLKEQKRLIEKAEEEERLIKEKEEKRIKEEAEKQAAEENKAPDASQEADSQDTNEKAQEDESKVVEHHDGDITDHDNHSPEGETSVEVPDIKAGTGDDEPPVETSAVPTEEQDPTSVNSEGLSKAELGRLVASRWTGENVDDVGKSDKKGHEDELDIPEPAEEAFEDEHDIPEPVEENYAGYHSEVEDDRHKFEDEELSNVSDDEYVDDHEEPDVSYKSDDDRKGDDHSDLTASGQASWLDKIQQTVQNVLQKFNFFKTPVDLSEAAHVRKEYDDASSKLSKIQSRITSLTDKLKQDFGKEKEFYYFYDQCFEGKEGKYVYKVCPYKKASQVEGHSSTNLGRWDKFEESYRMMHFSSGDKCWNGPDRSLKVRLRCGLSNELNGVDEPSRCEYVAVLSTPAMCVEEKLKELQQKLDAVASDLSGHDEL